One Branchiostoma floridae strain S238N-H82 chromosome 1, Bfl_VNyyK, whole genome shotgun sequence genomic region harbors:
- the LOC118411907 gene encoding E3 ubiquitin-protein ligase CBL-B-B-like isoform X1 translates to MPGDLDFLSKNRVAKPGRKMATSRPSGAINRAFQRLQGAIAEAVAPPKLVVDKKTIEKSWKLMDKVVKLCQHPRMSLKNSPPFILDILPDTYQHLRIIHAKYDDRMQQLNDCEYFRVYIENLIRKCKQAIRLFKDGKEKMFEETSQYRRNLTKLSLIFSHMLAELKAIFPNGTFSGDVFRITKSEASDFWKKSFGARTVVAWKFFRQTLHDVHPISSGLEAMALKSTIDLTCNDYISNFEFDVFTRLFQPWNTLLKNWNLLAVTHSGYVAFLTYDEVKARLQKYINKPGSYIFRLSCTRLGQWAIGYVTQEGTILQTIPQNKSLCQALIDGQREGFYLFPDGRNINPDLSSLCTNSPDEHIKVSQEQYELYCEMGSTFQLCKICAENDKDIKIEPCGHLMCTPCLTSWQRDSDGQGCPFCRAEIKGTEPVVVDPFDPKWDTMRNKMDMHAEGEEEDGNFEDPNQWVNQSISELQPSRPAHSPFNSPRASPNLPRREPPKPPVPHATSSLPPIPARRLSPAGSPLPSPSMSPSDSPMPSPRNSPRSSPVPKERSLPPPVPLPAPRPLPAPPIPSPTLPDRDLPAVPTINAPQVPPRRFTDKTTSVKKTYNRSVSDDGASSSGSSASDENAIYKVPTPISKPTSMGPPVPSRGSSAQPSPHSPISHPSGPPRSNFETPSENEDRMNSENHDPASDYDVPVRRLRKTPSDYDLPPLPVSSLDPALQPRQQKHPASWSSADNVQGTRDPSPSSRKSTATENGNNMDAEIATLMSQGYSYDSIIKALGIANNNLTMAKQILKEFVHHSVS, encoded by the exons ATGCCGGGAGATTTAGACTTCCTGTCCAAGAACAGGGTAGCCAAACCAGGAAGAAAGATGGCGACGTCGCGACCCTCAGGTGCCATCAACCGAGCTTTCCAGCGGCTTCAGGGCGCCATAGCGGAGGCAGTGGCCCCACCAAAGCTGGTAGTAGACAAGAAGACGATAGAGAAGTCTTGGAAGCTTATGGACAAGGTGGTAAAGCTGTGCCAACACCCGCGCATGAGCCTCAAGAACTCCCCTCCGTTCATCTTGGACATTCTGCCGGACACTTACCAGCACCTTCGGATCATTCACGCCAAGTACGATGATCGTATGCAACAGCTTAATGACTGTGAGTATTTCAGGGTCTACATTGAGAATCTTATCCGCAAGTGCAAGCAGGCCATCAGGCTGTTCAAGGACGGGAAAGAGAAAATGTTCGAGGAGACGTCCCAGTACCGCCGGAACCTCACCAAACTCTCCCTAATTTTTTCCCACATGCTTGCTGAGCTCAAGGCGATCTTTCCCAACGGAACTTTCTCCGGAGACGTCTTCAGGATCACCAAAAGTGAGGCATCAGATTTCTGGAAGAAGTCCTTCGGGGCCAG AACGGTTGTCGCGTGGAAGTTTTTCCGACAGACTTTGCACGATGTCCACCCCATCAGTTCAGGGCTGGAGGCCATGGCTCTCAAGTCAACCATAGACCTTACTTGCAATGACTACATCTCCAATTTCGAATTTGACGTCTTCACGCGGCTGTTCCAACCATGGAACACGTTGCTGAAGAACTGGAACTTGCTGGCTGTGACACATTCTGGCTACGTGGCATTCCTGACGTACGATGAAGTCAAGGCCAGACTGCAGAAGTATATCAACAAACCAGGAAG CTACATCTTCCGCCTGAGTTGTACCAGATTAGGGCAATGGGCAATAGGCTACGTGACTCAGGAGGGGACCATTCTGCAGACAATACCACAGAACAAGTCCCTGTGTCAGGCCCTCATCGATGGACAGAGGGAAGGATT CTACCTGTTCCCTGATGGGAGGAACATCAATCCTGACCTGTCCAGCCTGTGTACCAACTCGCCTGACGAGCACATCAAGGTGTCCCAGGAGCAGTATGAGCTGTACTGTgagatgggctccaccttccaactCTGTAAGATCTGTGCTGAGAACGACAAGGACATCAAGATCGAGCCCTGCGGTCACCTCATGTGCACACCGTGTTTGACATCATGGCAG AGG GACTCTGATGGCCAGGGCTGCCCCTTCTGTCGAGCAGAGATCAAGGGTACAGAGCCTGTAGTGGTGGATCCCTTCGACCCCAAGTGGGACACCATGAGGAACAAGATGGACATGCATGCagagggggaggaggaggatggcAACTTTGAG GATCCAAATCAGTGGGTGAACCAGAGCATCAGTGAACTCCAGCCCTCCAGACCAGCCCACTCACCCTTTAACTCTCCCCGAGCCTCCCCCAACCTGCCCAGGAGAGAGCCTCCCAAACCCCCTGTCCCtcatgccacgtcatcccttcCCCCCATCCCCGCCCGCAGGCTGTCCCCGGCAGGGTCTCCTCTCCCCTCCCCCAGCATGTCACCTAGCGATTCCCCCATGCCCTCCCCCAGAAACTCCCCACGGTCCTCCCCAGTCCCCAAGGAGCGGAGCCTCCCTCCTCCAGTGCCTTTGCCTGCCCCTCGGCCCCTTCCAGCACCGCCTATCCCCTCCCCCACCCTCCCTGACAGAGACTTGCCCGCCGTTCCCACCATAAATGCCCCACAAGTGCCACCCAGGAGATTTACTGACAAGACAACCAGTGTGAAGAAAACATACAATAGGTCCGTTAGTGACGATGGTGCCTCCAGTTCAG GGTCAAGTGCAAGTGATGAAAATGCAATCTACAAAGTGCCCACTCCTATATCCAAGCCCACATCCATGGGGCCCCCTGTACCCAGTAGAGGGTCTTCTGCCCAGCCCAGTCCCCACTCGCCAATATCCCATCCTAGTGGCCCACCAAGGAGTAACTTTGAAACCCCAAGTGAAAATGAAGACAGAATGAACAGTGAAAACCATG ACCCTGCCAGTGATTATGATGTCCCCGTGAGGCGCTTGAGGAAAACCCCCAGTGACTATGACCTGCCCCCCCTCCCTGTCAGCAGTCTGGACCCCGCCCTGCAGCCCCGCCAACAGAAGCACCCTGCCAGCTGGTCTTCAGCAGATAATGTCCAAG GTACTAGAGACCCCTCTCCTAGCTCCAGGAAAAGCACCGCTACAGAAAATGGAAACAACATGGATGCAGAGATTGCCACCTTGATGAGCCAGGGCTACTCGTACGATTCCATCATCAAGGCACTAGGCATCGCCAACAACAACCTTACCATGGCCAAGCAGATCCTCAAGGAATTTGTGCACCACTCTGTGTCATGA
- the LOC118411907 gene encoding E3 ubiquitin-protein ligase CBL-B-B-like isoform X2 — protein MPGDLDFLSKNRVAKPGRKMATSRPSGAINRAFQRLQGAIAEAVAPPKLVVDKKTIEKSWKLMDKVVKLCQHPRMSLKNSPPFILDILPDTYQHLRIIHAKYDDRMQQLNDCEYFRVYIENLIRKCKQAIRLFKDGKEKMFEETSQYRRNLTKLSLIFSHMLAELKAIFPNGTFSGDVFRITKSEASDFWKKSFGARTVVAWKFFRQTLHDVHPISSGLEAMALKSTIDLTCNDYISNFEFDVFTRLFQPWNTLLKNWNLLAVTHSGYVAFLTYDEVKARLQKYINKPGSYIFRLSCTRLGQWAIGYVTQEGTILQTIPQNKSLCQALIDGQREGFYLFPDGRNINPDLSSLCTNSPDEHIKVSQEQYELYCEMGSTFQLCKICAENDKDIKIEPCGHLMCTPCLTSWQDSDGQGCPFCRAEIKGTEPVVVDPFDPKWDTMRNKMDMHAEGEEEDGNFEDPNQWVNQSISELQPSRPAHSPFNSPRASPNLPRREPPKPPVPHATSSLPPIPARRLSPAGSPLPSPSMSPSDSPMPSPRNSPRSSPVPKERSLPPPVPLPAPRPLPAPPIPSPTLPDRDLPAVPTINAPQVPPRRFTDKTTSVKKTYNRSVSDDGASSSGSSASDENAIYKVPTPISKPTSMGPPVPSRGSSAQPSPHSPISHPSGPPRSNFETPSENEDRMNSENHDPASDYDVPVRRLRKTPSDYDLPPLPVSSLDPALQPRQQKHPASWSSADNVQGTRDPSPSSRKSTATENGNNMDAEIATLMSQGYSYDSIIKALGIANNNLTMAKQILKEFVHHSVS, from the exons ATGCCGGGAGATTTAGACTTCCTGTCCAAGAACAGGGTAGCCAAACCAGGAAGAAAGATGGCGACGTCGCGACCCTCAGGTGCCATCAACCGAGCTTTCCAGCGGCTTCAGGGCGCCATAGCGGAGGCAGTGGCCCCACCAAAGCTGGTAGTAGACAAGAAGACGATAGAGAAGTCTTGGAAGCTTATGGACAAGGTGGTAAAGCTGTGCCAACACCCGCGCATGAGCCTCAAGAACTCCCCTCCGTTCATCTTGGACATTCTGCCGGACACTTACCAGCACCTTCGGATCATTCACGCCAAGTACGATGATCGTATGCAACAGCTTAATGACTGTGAGTATTTCAGGGTCTACATTGAGAATCTTATCCGCAAGTGCAAGCAGGCCATCAGGCTGTTCAAGGACGGGAAAGAGAAAATGTTCGAGGAGACGTCCCAGTACCGCCGGAACCTCACCAAACTCTCCCTAATTTTTTCCCACATGCTTGCTGAGCTCAAGGCGATCTTTCCCAACGGAACTTTCTCCGGAGACGTCTTCAGGATCACCAAAAGTGAGGCATCAGATTTCTGGAAGAAGTCCTTCGGGGCCAG AACGGTTGTCGCGTGGAAGTTTTTCCGACAGACTTTGCACGATGTCCACCCCATCAGTTCAGGGCTGGAGGCCATGGCTCTCAAGTCAACCATAGACCTTACTTGCAATGACTACATCTCCAATTTCGAATTTGACGTCTTCACGCGGCTGTTCCAACCATGGAACACGTTGCTGAAGAACTGGAACTTGCTGGCTGTGACACATTCTGGCTACGTGGCATTCCTGACGTACGATGAAGTCAAGGCCAGACTGCAGAAGTATATCAACAAACCAGGAAG CTACATCTTCCGCCTGAGTTGTACCAGATTAGGGCAATGGGCAATAGGCTACGTGACTCAGGAGGGGACCATTCTGCAGACAATACCACAGAACAAGTCCCTGTGTCAGGCCCTCATCGATGGACAGAGGGAAGGATT CTACCTGTTCCCTGATGGGAGGAACATCAATCCTGACCTGTCCAGCCTGTGTACCAACTCGCCTGACGAGCACATCAAGGTGTCCCAGGAGCAGTATGAGCTGTACTGTgagatgggctccaccttccaactCTGTAAGATCTGTGCTGAGAACGACAAGGACATCAAGATCGAGCCCTGCGGTCACCTCATGTGCACACCGTGTTTGACATCATGGCAG GACTCTGATGGCCAGGGCTGCCCCTTCTGTCGAGCAGAGATCAAGGGTACAGAGCCTGTAGTGGTGGATCCCTTCGACCCCAAGTGGGACACCATGAGGAACAAGATGGACATGCATGCagagggggaggaggaggatggcAACTTTGAG GATCCAAATCAGTGGGTGAACCAGAGCATCAGTGAACTCCAGCCCTCCAGACCAGCCCACTCACCCTTTAACTCTCCCCGAGCCTCCCCCAACCTGCCCAGGAGAGAGCCTCCCAAACCCCCTGTCCCtcatgccacgtcatcccttcCCCCCATCCCCGCCCGCAGGCTGTCCCCGGCAGGGTCTCCTCTCCCCTCCCCCAGCATGTCACCTAGCGATTCCCCCATGCCCTCCCCCAGAAACTCCCCACGGTCCTCCCCAGTCCCCAAGGAGCGGAGCCTCCCTCCTCCAGTGCCTTTGCCTGCCCCTCGGCCCCTTCCAGCACCGCCTATCCCCTCCCCCACCCTCCCTGACAGAGACTTGCCCGCCGTTCCCACCATAAATGCCCCACAAGTGCCACCCAGGAGATTTACTGACAAGACAACCAGTGTGAAGAAAACATACAATAGGTCCGTTAGTGACGATGGTGCCTCCAGTTCAG GGTCAAGTGCAAGTGATGAAAATGCAATCTACAAAGTGCCCACTCCTATATCCAAGCCCACATCCATGGGGCCCCCTGTACCCAGTAGAGGGTCTTCTGCCCAGCCCAGTCCCCACTCGCCAATATCCCATCCTAGTGGCCCACCAAGGAGTAACTTTGAAACCCCAAGTGAAAATGAAGACAGAATGAACAGTGAAAACCATG ACCCTGCCAGTGATTATGATGTCCCCGTGAGGCGCTTGAGGAAAACCCCCAGTGACTATGACCTGCCCCCCCTCCCTGTCAGCAGTCTGGACCCCGCCCTGCAGCCCCGCCAACAGAAGCACCCTGCCAGCTGGTCTTCAGCAGATAATGTCCAAG GTACTAGAGACCCCTCTCCTAGCTCCAGGAAAAGCACCGCTACAGAAAATGGAAACAACATGGATGCAGAGATTGCCACCTTGATGAGCCAGGGCTACTCGTACGATTCCATCATCAAGGCACTAGGCATCGCCAACAACAACCTTACCATGGCCAAGCAGATCCTCAAGGAATTTGTGCACCACTCTGTGTCATGA